DNA from Blastocatellia bacterium:
TGGGCCGTAATGCGGATTCGCAGCATGAGCGTTGACGGCGACAATCGGCGGATGATCGGCCGTCAATCCGTGCTGCTCAAAGAGCGAGACGATGAATTGCTGAATCTCATATTCGGTCGTCGGGATGTCGCTCGTGATACGACGTCCGATTTCGGCAAAAGCTTGATCAATAATTTGGCGCATGATCCTGGCTGCTGTGTAATGCGTTTGCAATTGACTATCCGACCATACAGCCTCGAATCGTTGCACTAAATTGGCTGAGGTGACGACCTCGACGCCGAAGCTACGCAGCAGTTCCACGGTGCCAGCGTCCACACGGGAGACGTAAGGAATATCGTTGTTGGGCGAGTACTGCATCGCAATGGTCTTATGTGGACCGACCGTCTCGCGCAGGTACTCGTGTAGTTGCTGCCATGGCAAATAGATTCGTTTCTTGCCTGGGAGCGAATCCAGATACTCGCGTTCAATGGAATGCACAATTTTTACCGGCTCGCCCTCGGCAGGGACGAAATAGAACCAGCGGCGTGTGCCGAATTTCGTTTCATCGAGCCGCAAAATGCGATAGGCAAGCGGGTCGCTTTGACGAAAATCGTAAAACAACCAGCCGCCGATTCCCTCGGCTTGTAGCGCCTGTTGAATCATCGTGACTACGTTGTTATTGGCTTGCAT
Protein-coding regions in this window:
- a CDS encoding M24 family metallopeptidase, with translation MQANNNVVTMIQQALQAEGIGGWLFYDFRQSDPLAYRILRLDETKFGTRRWFYFVPAEGEPVKIVHSIEREYLDSLPGKKRIYLPWQQLHEYLRETVGPHKTIAMQYSPNNDIPYVSRVDAGTVELLRSFGVEVVTSANLVQRFEAVWSDSQLQTHYTAARIMRQIIDQAFAEIGRRITSDIPTTEYEIQQFIVSLFEQHGLTADHPPIVAVNAHAANPHYGPTAEHSWPIQRGDFVLIDYWAKLKADPEAVYTDYTWTGYVGERVPERYTHIFNIVRDARDAAIAFVRDCVQAGRAFHGWEVDDVARAVIRQAGYGDQFIHRTGHSIGKEVHGNGANIDNLETRDNRLIVPRTAFSIEPGIYLQGDFGVRSEVDVYVTESEVVVTAEPIQTAVVPILA